In Aliamphritea ceti, a single window of DNA contains:
- the thiI gene encoding tRNA uracil 4-sulfurtransferase ThiI — protein MKFIVKLFPEITIKSKPVRKRFIQRLQSNMQITLKRLSDDIKVRALWDKIEVEVKSSDAQLREQMIEVMQATPGILHFLEVDQHPLGDFDNVFQLTREAYADIVRGKTFVVRIKRAGKHDFKSGDLERYVGGGLLQHCDTAGVDLHSPDVKVKLEIRDENLFIIANKFKGLGGYPLGSQEAVLSLISGGFDSVVASYMTMRRGCKTHFLFFNLGGKAHEIGVKQVALSLWQKYGSAARVKFVTVPFEEVVGEILQNVHHTQMGVVLKRMMMRAGEKVASRMKLHAMVTGESVAQVSSQTLPNLALIDGSTSKLVLRPLITMDKQDIIDITKQIGAYDMAKSIPEYCGVISDRPTTNAKIERIEEEEANFDYEVLEQALENAQVVAIDKIIEDLDAEESIEALTRVAEGQVIIDVRHQHEQERKPLNMPKCEVLKIPFFELETSFAALDMTKEYLLYCDKGVMSQMHAQSLQDKGYSNVKVYRPGT, from the coding sequence ATGAAGTTTATCGTTAAGCTATTTCCTGAAATTACTATTAAGAGCAAACCTGTCCGTAAGCGTTTCATTCAGCGATTACAGTCCAATATGCAGATTACTCTGAAACGCCTCAGCGATGACATTAAGGTGCGGGCGCTGTGGGATAAAATTGAAGTAGAAGTGAAAAGTTCAGACGCTCAGCTTCGTGAACAAATGATAGAAGTTATGCAGGCAACACCAGGTATTTTGCATTTTCTGGAAGTTGACCAGCATCCGCTGGGTGATTTCGATAATGTTTTCCAGTTAACCCGGGAAGCATATGCTGACATCGTACGGGGCAAAACCTTTGTAGTACGAATTAAGCGAGCAGGTAAGCACGATTTTAAATCCGGTGATCTGGAGCGCTATGTAGGCGGTGGCCTTTTGCAACACTGTGATACAGCAGGTGTTGATCTGCACTCACCTGATGTAAAAGTAAAACTGGAAATTCGCGATGAGAATCTGTTCATCATTGCGAATAAGTTTAAAGGCCTGGGTGGCTATCCGTTAGGCAGTCAGGAAGCGGTTCTGTCACTGATTTCAGGCGGTTTTGATTCTGTGGTTGCCAGCTATATGACAATGCGCCGTGGCTGCAAAACCCATTTCCTGTTTTTTAACCTGGGCGGTAAGGCACATGAGATTGGCGTGAAGCAAGTTGCACTTTCTTTATGGCAAAAATATGGCTCAGCTGCGCGGGTTAAGTTTGTCACCGTACCATTTGAAGAAGTGGTCGGTGAGATTCTGCAGAATGTACACCATACCCAGATGGGCGTAGTGCTGAAGCGGATGATGATGCGGGCTGGCGAGAAAGTTGCCAGCCGGATGAAGTTGCATGCAATGGTAACCGGTGAAAGTGTTGCCCAGGTGTCCAGTCAGACGTTGCCTAATCTGGCGTTGATTGACGGATCGACCAGTAAGTTAGTGTTGCGGCCGCTGATCACTATGGATAAGCAGGACATTATTGATATTACTAAGCAGATTGGCGCTTATGATATGGCTAAAAGTATTCCTGAGTACTGTGGGGTAATTTCAGACCGTCCGACGACGAATGCGAAGATAGAGCGTATCGAAGAGGAAGAGGCTAACTTCGATTATGAGGTGCTGGAGCAGGCGTTGGAAAATGCACAGGTAGTCGCGATAGATAAAATCATCGAAGACCTGGATGCCGAAGAATCGATTGAAGCATTAACGCGTGTCGCTGAGGGGCAAGTGATTATCGATGTGCGACATCAGCATGAGCAGGAGAGAAAGCCTCTGAATATGCCTAAATGTGAAGTGCTGAAAATACCGTTCTTTGAACTGGAGACCAGCTTTGCAGCTTTAGATATGACCAAGGAATACCTGTTGTACTGCGATAAAGGGGTCATGAGCCAGATGCATGCGCAGAGTCTGCAAGATAAAGGTTACAGTAATGTGAAGGTGTATCGGCCGGGTACTTGA
- the oadA gene encoding sodium-extruding oxaloacetate decarboxylase subunit alpha, translating into MSDKKPLGITDVVLRDAHQSLFATRMRLDDMLPIAEKLDKVGFWSLESWGGATFDSCIRFIGEDPWERIRELKKVMPNTKQQMLLRGQNLLGYRHYADDVVEKFVERAAENGVDVFRIFDAMNDPRNLATAIKAVKATGKHAQGTISYTKSDVHTTDMWVEFAKTLEDMGAESIAIKDMSGILTPYDAFDLVSRLKAQTQLEVQLHAHATSGLSDMSILKAVEAGIDRVDTAISSMSMTYGHTSTESVVAALAGTDRDTGLDLNLLEEISAYFREVRKKYAKFEGSLRGTDSRILVAQVPGGMLTNMENQLREQGASDKFDEVLQEIPRVREDLGMIPLVTPTSQIVGTQAVINILMGERYKTISKEVQGILKGEYGAAPAAYNADLQARVLDGGEAITCRPADLLEPELDKLKAELEQLATDKGLTLADNQIDDVLTYALFPQVGLKFLENRNNPDAFEPAPTLEDAQAMAAPKNTGPQTYTINVNGQSYVVQVSEGGDITAAAPAAPVAAAAPAAGPAESVPAPLAGNIWKVEVAAGQAVQEGDVLVILEAMKMETEVRAARAGTVSSVDVKEGDTVQVGDSLISLA; encoded by the coding sequence ATGTCTGATAAAAAACCTCTTGGCATTACCGATGTAGTATTGCGTGACGCACATCAGTCGCTGTTTGCTACGCGTATGCGCCTGGATGACATGCTGCCGATCGCTGAAAAACTGGACAAGGTTGGTTTCTGGTCCCTGGAAAGCTGGGGCGGAGCAACATTTGATTCATGTATCCGCTTTATCGGTGAAGATCCCTGGGAACGTATTCGCGAACTGAAAAAAGTGATGCCGAATACTAAGCAGCAGATGTTGCTGCGTGGTCAGAACCTGCTGGGCTACCGTCATTATGCTGATGACGTAGTAGAAAAGTTTGTAGAGCGCGCTGCTGAAAACGGTGTGGATGTTTTCCGTATCTTTGATGCGATGAACGATCCCCGTAACCTGGCAACTGCTATCAAGGCGGTTAAAGCAACTGGCAAGCATGCACAGGGCACTATTTCTTATACCAAGAGTGACGTGCATACCACAGACATGTGGGTTGAGTTCGCTAAGACTCTGGAAGATATGGGTGCTGAGTCTATTGCGATTAAAGACATGTCAGGTATTTTGACGCCTTATGATGCTTTTGATCTGGTGTCACGTCTGAAAGCGCAGACCCAACTGGAAGTTCAGCTGCACGCGCACGCAACTTCTGGTTTGTCTGATATGAGTATTCTGAAAGCGGTTGAAGCCGGCATAGACCGTGTTGATACTGCGATTTCTTCTATGTCGATGACTTACGGCCATACTTCTACAGAGTCTGTAGTAGCAGCGCTGGCAGGTACTGACCGTGATACAGGTCTGGATCTGAATCTGCTGGAAGAAATTTCTGCTTATTTCCGTGAAGTACGGAAGAAGTATGCGAAATTTGAAGGGTCTCTGCGTGGTACTGACTCCCGTATTCTGGTTGCACAGGTGCCTGGTGGCATGCTGACCAATATGGAAAATCAGCTTCGCGAACAGGGTGCTTCAGATAAGTTTGATGAAGTATTACAGGAAATTCCTCGGGTTCGTGAAGACCTGGGGATGATTCCTCTGGTAACGCCTACCTCACAAATTGTGGGTACTCAGGCTGTTATCAATATATTGATGGGTGAGCGTTATAAAACCATCTCTAAAGAAGTTCAGGGTATTCTGAAAGGTGAGTACGGTGCAGCACCAGCGGCTTATAATGCTGACCTGCAGGCGCGTGTACTGGATGGCGGAGAAGCAATCACCTGTCGTCCGGCTGACCTGCTTGAACCTGAACTGGATAAGCTGAAAGCTGAACTGGAACAACTGGCGACAGATAAAGGTCTGACCCTTGCTGATAACCAGATTGATGATGTGCTGACTTATGCGTTATTCCCACAAGTCGGACTGAAATTCCTGGAAAACCGAAACAATCCGGATGCCTTTGAACCGGCACCAACTTTAGAGGACGCACAAGCCATGGCTGCACCTAAGAATACTGGTCCACAGACTTATACTATCAACGTTAATGGTCAGAGCTACGTAGTTCAGGTTTCTGAAGGTGGTGATATTACTGCTGCGGCACCTGCTGCTCCAGTTGCAGCTGCAGCGCCGGCTGCTGGTCCTGCTGAATCTGTTCCAGCTCCGTTGGCAGGTAACATCTGGAAGGTTGAAGTAGCAGCTGGTCAGGCTGTGCAGGAAGGCGACGTTCTGGTGATTCTGGAAGCAATGAAGATGGAAACTGAAGTACGTGCTGCACGTGCCGGTACTGTTTCCAGCGTTGATGTGAAAGAAGGTGATACTGTTCAAGTGGGCGATAGCCTGATTAGCTTGGCATAA
- a CDS encoding response regulator — translation MATPLLICDDSALARKQIARSLPDNLAVDISFATHGGEALEAIRAGKGDVLLLDLNMPVMDGYQVLEAIQREDLPTMVIVISGDIQPSAYQRVKLLGALDFIKKPVDQNTLNHVLLQYGVFNDGDFKPEPVVEVAAEDTSQDVKKLSVSGELSPRLRDCYQEIANIAMGRAGDLLARLLNVFVMLPVPNVNYIAVSEVSMALSAIEADESISGVCQGFIGGGISGEALLILNDSSFLDLAALMNYSEGVDEQAELELLMDVANVLIGACLGGISEQLDFKFSQGHPVVLGQHCHISDLMDDNIKTLQKTLAIEISYGIEGHAIKCDLLLLFTEKSMQKLSEKVLHLLD, via the coding sequence ATGGCTACGCCTTTACTGATTTGTGATGACTCCGCGCTGGCGCGCAAGCAAATTGCCAGGTCATTACCTGATAATCTTGCTGTTGATATAAGTTTTGCAACCCATGGTGGCGAAGCGTTGGAAGCAATCCGTGCCGGAAAAGGTGATGTGTTGCTGCTTGATCTGAATATGCCTGTGATGGATGGTTATCAGGTTCTGGAAGCAATTCAGCGTGAAGACCTACCGACTATGGTCATTGTCATTTCCGGTGACATTCAACCCTCAGCGTATCAGCGGGTAAAGCTGTTAGGTGCGTTAGACTTCATTAAAAAACCTGTTGATCAGAATACGCTCAATCATGTGCTGCTTCAGTACGGTGTGTTTAATGATGGGGATTTCAAACCTGAACCTGTTGTTGAAGTGGCAGCGGAAGATACCAGTCAGGATGTTAAGAAACTGAGTGTATCCGGAGAGCTGTCGCCGCGTTTGCGTGATTGTTATCAGGAAATCGCTAACATCGCGATGGGCCGTGCAGGTGATTTATTAGCACGGCTGTTGAATGTATTTGTAATGCTGCCTGTTCCTAATGTGAATTACATAGCTGTTAGCGAAGTAAGCATGGCGCTGAGTGCCATTGAAGCGGATGAAAGTATTTCAGGGGTTTGTCAGGGGTTTATCGGTGGCGGTATCTCTGGTGAAGCGTTACTGATTCTGAATGATTCCAGTTTTCTTGATCTTGCCGCATTGATGAATTACAGCGAAGGCGTTGATGAGCAGGCAGAGTTGGAACTGTTGATGGATGTTGCCAATGTTTTAATTGGTGCGTGTTTGGGCGGTATTTCCGAACAACTGGATTTTAAGTTCAGTCAGGGGCACCCGGTAGTTCTTGGGCAGCATTGTCATATATCAGACCTGATGGATGACAATATTAAGACTTTGCAGAAGACGTTAGCGATTGAGATCAGCTATGGAATAGAAGGTCATGCAATTAAGTGTGACTTGTTGCTGTTATTTACTGAAAAATCAATGCAAAAACTGAGTGAAAAAGTTTTGCATTTGCTGGATTGA
- a CDS encoding OadG family protein yields MSEGLSLMVFGMGFVFVFLTLLVFATNSMSAVVSKIAPDPEPKARPKAPAAAPAANNNDELVAVMTAAVHQHRSR; encoded by the coding sequence ATGTCCGAAGGTTTAAGCCTTATGGTTTTTGGTATGGGATTCGTATTCGTATTCCTGACCTTGCTGGTGTTTGCAACTAACAGCATGTCAGCTGTTGTGAGCAAGATTGCACCGGACCCAGAGCCAAAAGCTAGACCGAAAGCCCCTGCAGCTGCACCAGCTGCTAATAATAATGATGAGTTGGTTGCGGTTATGACTGCTGCGGTTCATCAACATCGTTCTCGCTAA
- a CDS encoding sensor domain-containing diguanylate cyclase, with amino-acid sequence MALEQHQIDKLYSLMEILRNIDVGLVVIDQELKVQFWNDFMENHSGKSSTEVKHQVITGLFEDIPDDWFRKKVDSVFLLQNKAFMIWEQRPYLFRFDNYRPVTGGAEFMYQNVTFIPLFTADGEVTHICMIVYDVTDTAVHKQGLQKANQELAVLSQTDGLTKLYNRAHWEECLEREYKRWQRVKHRSCLLMLDIDHFKSINDNYGHPVGDDVIRHLARLVRHNAREIDISGRYGGEEFAIILGDTSLQDAAQLAERLRKAVESSVVTCDGEELKYTISLGLASLEIGIQTSQEWIACADKALYSSKENGRNCVSLYSAVD; translated from the coding sequence ATGGCTCTGGAACAACATCAGATCGACAAACTTTATTCCCTGATGGAAATACTCCGCAATATTGATGTGGGGCTGGTGGTCATTGATCAGGAACTTAAAGTGCAGTTTTGGAATGACTTTATGGAGAATCACAGTGGTAAATCTTCCACTGAGGTTAAGCATCAGGTTATTACCGGGCTATTTGAAGATATTCCGGACGACTGGTTTCGGAAAAAAGTGGATTCGGTTTTCTTACTACAAAATAAAGCTTTCATGATATGGGAGCAGCGTCCATATCTGTTTCGTTTTGATAATTACCGTCCGGTCACCGGTGGTGCTGAGTTTATGTATCAGAACGTGACCTTTATTCCCTTGTTTACGGCGGATGGGGAAGTGACGCACATCTGCATGATTGTCTACGATGTGACTGATACTGCTGTGCATAAACAGGGCTTACAGAAAGCAAATCAGGAACTGGCAGTGCTTAGTCAGACTGATGGTCTGACTAAGCTGTATAATCGGGCGCACTGGGAAGAATGTCTTGAACGCGAATACAAGCGTTGGCAGCGGGTTAAGCATCGTTCCTGTCTGTTAATGCTGGATATAGATCATTTTAAAAGTATTAATGATAACTATGGGCATCCCGTTGGCGATGACGTGATTCGTCATTTAGCCCGACTGGTTCGGCACAATGCCCGGGAAATCGATATATCTGGCCGCTATGGTGGCGAAGAGTTTGCGATTATTTTGGGCGATACTTCATTACAGGACGCTGCTCAGCTGGCTGAGCGGTTACGTAAGGCGGTGGAATCATCTGTTGTAACCTGCGACGGTGAAGAACTGAAATATACGATTAGTCTCGGGTTAGCTTCACTGGAAATCGGCATTCAGACGAGCCAGGAATGGATTGCATGTGCTGATAAAGCGCTCTACTCATCAAAAGAAAACGGTCGAAATTGTGTCAGTTTGTATTCTGCCGTCGATTAA
- a CDS encoding sodium ion-translocating decarboxylase subunit beta: MENLLNLWHASGIYNISGGQVVMILVGLLLLFLAIRKNFEPLLLVPIGFGGIMANIPEAGLAYAAVENALNLGGPEVIQSIAASLNVNTNDIYELKSAYATSTAAEHTAAVYAAQDAGFNNGMLYNFYNVAIASGVAPLLIFMGVGAMTDFGPLLANPKTLFLGAAAQFGIFATVLGAVGLTTLGLMDFSIQDAAAIGIIGGADGPTAIYVASLLAPDLLGAIAVAAYSYMALVPMIQPPIMRALTTESERKIAMVQLRHVAKSEKIMFPIVLLILVAMLLPDAAPLLGMFCFGNLMRECGVVDRLSDTAQNALINIVTIFLGLSVGSKLSADKFLDVETLGILLLGVVAFGIGTACGVLMAKTMNKMAGGNAINPLIGSAGVSAVPMAARVSNKLGLEANSQNFLLMHAMGPNVAGVIGSAVAAGVMIKFVG, from the coding sequence ATGGAAAACCTACTGAATTTATGGCACGCCTCCGGGATATATAATATCTCTGGCGGGCAGGTTGTGATGATATTAGTCGGCCTGTTGCTCTTGTTTCTTGCTATCCGTAAGAATTTTGAACCACTGTTGCTGGTACCAATAGGCTTTGGCGGCATTATGGCCAATATCCCGGAAGCGGGTTTGGCTTACGCGGCTGTTGAAAATGCCCTTAACCTGGGTGGTCCTGAAGTCATTCAGTCAATTGCTGCTTCATTAAATGTTAATACTAATGACATTTATGAACTGAAGAGCGCTTATGCGACTTCAACTGCTGCTGAACATACTGCTGCGGTCTATGCTGCACAGGATGCAGGCTTCAATAACGGTATGTTGTATAACTTTTACAACGTAGCGATTGCATCGGGAGTAGCACCTCTGCTTATCTTTATGGGCGTAGGTGCAATGACAGACTTTGGTCCGCTACTGGCGAATCCAAAAACTCTGTTCCTGGGAGCTGCAGCGCAGTTTGGTATCTTTGCGACGGTATTGGGTGCTGTTGGTCTGACGACGCTGGGTCTCATGGACTTCAGTATTCAGGACGCCGCAGCGATCGGTATTATCGGTGGTGCTGACGGTCCGACAGCGATTTATGTTGCTAGTCTGCTTGCGCCGGATCTTTTGGGTGCGATTGCTGTAGCTGCATATTCATATATGGCGCTGGTACCAATGATTCAGCCGCCTATTATGCGTGCTCTGACAACTGAAAGTGAGCGTAAGATCGCGATGGTTCAGCTGCGTCATGTGGCTAAGTCTGAAAAGATCATGTTCCCGATTGTGTTGCTGATCCTGGTTGCTATGCTGCTACCGGATGCTGCTCCACTGTTAGGTATGTTCTGTTTCGGTAACCTGATGCGTGAATGTGGCGTTGTAGATCGTCTGAGTGATACGGCACAGAACGCGCTGATTAACATTGTTACTATCTTCCTGGGTTTGTCTGTTGGTTCTAAGTTGTCTGCAGATAAGTTCCTTGATGTAGAAACTCTGGGTATTTTGCTGCTGGGTGTTGTTGCATTCGGTATCGGTACTGCATGCGGTGTTCTGATGGCTAAAACCATGAATAAGATGGCAGGTGGTAATGCGATCAATCCGCTAATTGGTTCTGCAGGTGTATCTGCTGTACCTATGGCTGCTCGTGTATCTAACAAGCTGGGTCTGGAGGCTAACTCTCAGAACTTCTTGCTCATGCACGCAATGGGGCCAAACGTAGCGGGTGTAATCGGCTCGGCAGTTGCTGCTGGTGTTATGATTAAGTTTGTTGGCTAA